A stretch of Flavobacterium sp. N1994 DNA encodes these proteins:
- a CDS encoding M13 family metallopeptidase, whose product MQFNTKLTLCLFSALLIVSCNKKEIQYEDPLITNRDTTVVPGDDFFHYANGGWFKKHPIPNSENSNGIFRTIADTINNQIKSICEKSAKNTDAVKGSNEQKIGDFYASGMDTLSIEKAGLKPLAMEFAKIQAISDIPTLMNTIGHLHTMGVGSAFSFGVGQDDKISSKNALFFSQGGLGLGERDYYFNTDPETVKIRTEYVKHIQAIMELTGDDAAKAKNAATTIMKLETDLAKNSRKLEALRDPIKNYNKMTLAQFKASTPSIAWENVLPQLGITKADTVIVGQPEFYKGLDKIVATYAIEDWKTYLKWDLVNTYAAYLNNAIEKQNFAFYSTVMNGVKEQKPRWKRIVEQTDGSLGELIGQVYVKDYLPEGSKEKLLEIGNNIRDVYAEHIKKLDWMSEETKKKALFKLSKIVMKVGYPDKWKDMSSVVINRNTYCNNVMAVNKWAYNYMINKYGKPVDRTEWGMFPQTYNAYYNPSNNEICVPACNILVPGFEGRMPDDAILYGIIGGSTFGHEITHGFDDQGSQYDDKGNLRDWWTKEDKEKFTQKTKAIVAQFNKFEPLKGKFINGDATQGENIADLGGVVMGYEAFKKTAQFKNKEKISNLTPEQRYFLSYGYAWMVQAKDESVARQIMSDVHSPAQFRIIGPLMNIAEFYKAFNVKPNNKMYLPEKDRVVIW is encoded by the coding sequence GGCTCTGCTTATTGTAAGCTGTAACAAAAAAGAAATTCAATATGAAGACCCCTTAATTACCAACAGGGATACAACAGTAGTTCCAGGTGATGATTTTTTTCATTATGCTAACGGGGGTTGGTTTAAAAAACATCCTATTCCAAATAGTGAAAACAGTAATGGTATTTTCAGAACCATTGCAGATACCATTAATAATCAAATAAAAAGCATTTGTGAAAAATCGGCTAAAAATACAGATGCCGTTAAAGGAAGTAATGAGCAAAAGATAGGTGATTTTTATGCTTCAGGAATGGATACTTTGTCTATTGAAAAAGCAGGATTAAAACCATTGGCTATGGAATTTGCAAAAATTCAAGCGATAAGCGATATTCCAACCTTAATGAATACTATAGGGCATCTACATACTATGGGAGTGGGTTCAGCCTTTTCTTTTGGAGTGGGTCAAGATGATAAAATAAGTTCCAAAAATGCTTTATTTTTCAGTCAAGGTGGATTAGGATTAGGGGAAAGAGATTATTATTTTAATACAGACCCAGAAACAGTAAAAATCAGAACAGAATACGTAAAGCATATTCAAGCGATTATGGAATTGACAGGAGATGACGCTGCTAAAGCCAAAAATGCTGCTACAACTATTATGAAATTGGAAACCGATTTGGCTAAGAATAGCAGAAAGCTAGAAGCACTTCGTGATCCTATTAAGAATTATAACAAAATGACTTTAGCCCAATTTAAAGCATCAACACCATCGATAGCATGGGAAAATGTACTACCACAATTAGGCATTACCAAAGCGGATACGGTTATTGTTGGTCAACCAGAATTCTACAAAGGATTGGATAAAATAGTCGCTACTTATGCTATTGAGGATTGGAAAACGTATTTGAAATGGGATTTGGTAAATACTTATGCTGCATACTTAAATAATGCTATTGAGAAGCAAAATTTTGCTTTTTATTCGACTGTCATGAATGGTGTGAAAGAGCAAAAACCAAGATGGAAAAGAATAGTAGAACAAACTGACGGTTCTTTGGGAGAATTAATTGGGCAAGTATATGTTAAAGATTATTTACCAGAAGGTTCTAAAGAAAAACTATTAGAAATAGGAAATAACATTCGAGATGTTTATGCTGAGCATATCAAGAAATTGGATTGGATGAGTGAGGAGACAAAGAAAAAAGCACTTTTCAAATTGAGTAAAATCGTTATGAAAGTTGGGTATCCTGATAAATGGAAAGATATGAGTAGTGTGGTTATTAATAGAAATACATATTGTAACAACGTCATGGCGGTCAATAAATGGGCCTATAATTATATGATAAACAAATATGGGAAACCAGTTGATAGAACCGAATGGGGAATGTTCCCGCAAACGTATAATGCTTATTATAATCCAAGTAACAACGAAATTTGTGTTCCTGCCTGTAATATTTTAGTGCCAGGTTTTGAAGGAAGAATGCCGGATGATGCTATTTTATATGGTATTATTGGTGGTTCTACATTTGGTCATGAAATAACACATGGCTTTGACGATCAAGGGAGTCAGTATGATGATAAAGGAAATTTGAGAGATTGGTGGACAAAAGAAGACAAAGAAAAGTTCACTCAAAAAACAAAAGCTATTGTAGCACAATTTAACAAGTTTGAACCGCTTAAGGGAAAGTTTATTAATGGCGATGCTACACAAGGAGAAAATATAGCGGATTTAGGAGGCGTTGTGATGGGTTATGAAGCTTTCAAAAAAACAGCGCAATTCAAAAACAAAGAAAAAATTAGCAACTTGACACCAGAGCAAAGATACTTTTTGTCTTACGGATATGCCTGGATGGTGCAAGCCAAAGATGAATCTGTAGCAAGACAAATTATGTCTGATGTTCACTCGCCAGCACAATTCAGAATTATCGGGCCTTTGATGAATATTGCAGAGTTCTATAAAGCATTCAATGTGAAACCAAACAACAAAATGTATTTGCCAGAAAAAGACAGAGTTGTCATTTGGTAA
- a CDS encoding superoxide dismutase, producing MKKIFSIVLCCSFIFFLPACKRKKLTEVVEVPLPSAEEKVTIGQPDDVTAEEGQFALTKLPYEYNALSPSIDILTMEVHYSKHYLTYTNNLNKLVAADATLTDLTIEDILKKADGTNADLKNNAGGYYNHGFFWEGMGPKSGGEPKDTLATVITKDFGSFENFKTQFADAAEKQFGSGWAWLVLDKTGKLQVTSTPNQDNPLMPKQIVSGTPLLNLDVWEHAYYLDYQYKRKRYIENFFKIINWKKVSERYEEAIAKK from the coding sequence ATGAAAAAGATTTTTTCAATTGTTTTATGTTGCTCCTTTATTTTCTTTTTACCTGCATGTAAAAGAAAGAAATTGACAGAGGTTGTTGAAGTTCCATTACCTTCCGCCGAAGAAAAAGTTACCATCGGACAACCTGATGATGTAACTGCTGAGGAAGGTCAATTTGCATTAACCAAACTACCTTATGAATATAATGCGCTATCGCCAAGTATTGACATCCTTACTATGGAAGTTCACTATTCTAAACATTATTTAACCTACACAAACAATCTCAATAAATTAGTTGCTGCGGATGCCACATTGACCGATTTGACTATTGAAGACATCTTAAAAAAAGCGGATGGCACTAATGCCGATTTAAAAAATAATGCTGGCGGTTACTATAATCATGGATTTTTTTGGGAAGGAATGGGACCAAAATCGGGTGGAGAACCTAAGGATACTTTAGCCACTGTAATCACAAAAGACTTTGGTAGTTTTGAGAATTTTAAAACTCAATTTGCTGATGCTGCTGAAAAACAATTTGGTTCAGGTTGGGCATGGTTAGTTTTAGACAAAACTGGAAAATTACAAGTTACTAGTACACCCAATCAAGACAATCCTTTAATGCCAAAACAAATCGTTTCAGGTACTCCTTTATTAAATCTTGATGTATGGGAACACGCTTATTATTTAGACTATCAATACAAACGTAAAAGATATATTGAGAATTTCTTTAAAATCATCAATTGGAAGAAAGTTTCCGAAAGATATGAAGAAGCTATTGCTAAGAAATAA